One Panicum virgatum strain AP13 chromosome 9K, P.virgatum_v5, whole genome shotgun sequence genomic region harbors:
- the LOC120650982 gene encoding probable NAD(P)H dehydrogenase (quinone) FQR1-like 1, which produces MGKGGGCVPSKKRQPPGAAPSSSSAAAAAPREAPEEAVPAAAAAAAPAPEAGAGRKVRLYIVFYSMYGHVESLARRAAAGAGAVDGVEAVLRRVPETLPPEVLEKMQAPAKDPAVPVIASAADLQEADGVLFGFPTRYGAMAAQMKAFFDSTGSLWQEQKLAGKPAGFFVSTGTQGGGQETTAWTAITQLVHHGMLFVPIGYTFGASMFKMDDIRGGSPYGAGVFAGDGSRQPSETELALAEHQGKYMASIVKKLAHHA; this is translated from the exons ATGGGCAAGGGCGGCGGTTGCGTCCCCAGCAAGAAGCGCCAgccgccgggcgccgcgccctcgtcgtcgtccgccgcggccgcggcgccgcgcgagGCGCCAGAGGAGGCGGTgcccgcagcagccgccgccgcggcgccggcgccggaggcggGAGCCGGGCGGAAGGTGCGGCTGTACATCGTGTTCTACTCGATGTACGGGCACGTGGAGTCcctggcgcggcgcgcggcggcgggcgccggcgcggtgGACGGCGTGGAGGCCGTGCTGCGGCGGGTCCCCGAGACGCTCCCGCCGGAGGTGCTGGAGAAGATGCAGGCGCCGGCCAAGGACCCCGCGGTCCCCGTCATCGCGTCGGCAGCGGACCTGCAGGAGGCCGACGGCGTGCTGTTCGGCTTCCCGACGAGGTACGGCGCCATGGCTGCGCAGATGAAGGCATTCTTCGACTCCACCGGCTCGCTCTGGCAGGAGCAGAAGCTCGCCGGGAAGCCCGCCGGATTCTTCGTCAGCACCGGAACGCAGGGCGGCGGCCAGGAGACCACGGC TTGGACGGCCATCACTCAGCTAGTGCACCATGGAATGCTTTTCGTCCCCATTGGCTACACATTTGGTGCAAGCATGTTCAAGATGGACGATATTAGAGGCGGCAGCCCATACGGTGCCGGCGTCTTTGCTGGTGACGGCAGCAGACAACCCAGTGAGACGGAGCTCGCCCTCGCCGAGCACCAGGGCAAGTACATGGCCTCAATAGTGAAGAAGCTCGCTCACCATGCCTGA
- the LOC120650981 gene encoding uncharacterized protein LOC120650981 has protein sequence MGDSVLVTRVQDAADIAFQIHCLERSAYAAVLRAFCAQSDLLSRAKEDCLAELRNELKILESEHRECLGKARSNKQINSLSAGSHSKGSTCNTEFMKDACVLPDAGDTVFQIHCLERSAYASLLRAFCAVKNHLSWLQVKLLTKLRNELRISHIEHKEVLVKVSSNENIKSLRKFSLVTLSVLTKTDHSFDAHAMVHDKNGSTGQVSTSSTSCLSLLQQSPTSEHSMSTTRDTGISDISNWAKEGPYFEPHAVVSAKRLKSVNRHAPSVQLPVAVSVAMVKGRTDDTLDTETIPCEVKSGCTPPIFQEKLSKSNASQVPSCVDHAREESGKRKAEVPGMRVSTSLGVMGIKYGIKYQRLMNKDSDLDHGSEIINLCLTASLLHKVERLLREKPCPANLEKAKSILETQEKDLLDALVKLSAISYDVAYFSANGQPDNINTHDDGKSKEEMLPKPVNSSDETPPGTARLGGGGEGDHFKIQGVAAAALSPSSATPTSGTTSSSPVIRQLLGPPPLTQTRLHVPASPSSAPGALGQSSGGRSTAPPPHATLMAVASPPAPIKKRSKTTAEQRSRMREFAYRVGWSIHKAGAGAVDAFCAQVGVPRRALRIWMVNNRHLAKIPPPSLPSPPLPSRHQEQDHSPAATPPQGSVTEDGKPPEPEGDHFKMQGVAAAALSPSSATPTGSTTSSSPVIPQLSAPIKKRSKTTAEQRSRMREFAYRVGWSIRKAGAGAVDAFCAQVGVPRSALRMWMANNRHLARIPPPSLPSPPLPSRQQDQDHSPAATPPQGSVTEDGKPPEPEAAAPTDDGGKEDGNEEASDEVTQIGRGHRSRKTNKRYGGHWNSIWM, from the exons ATGGGAGATTCTGTACTAGTTACACGTGTACAAGATGCTGCAGACATTGCATTTCAGATTCATTGCTTGGAGCGATCAGCATATGCTGCTGTGTTGAGAGCGTTCTGCGCTCAATCAGACCTCCTCTCAAGG GCCAAAGAAGACTGTCTCGCTGAACTGAGAAATGAGCTTAAAATATTGGAGAGTGAACACAGAGAATGTCTTGGGAAGGCCAGATCAAATAAGCAAATCAACTCTTTGAG TGCTGGCTCGCACTCCAAAGGGAGCACTTGCAATACTGAATTTATGAAGGATGCATGTGTATTACCAGATGCTGGAGATACTGTATTTCAGATTCACTGCTTGGAGCGGTCAGCATATGCATCTCTTTTAAGGGCTTTCTGTGCTGTGAAAAACCACCTCTCATGG TTACAGGTCAAGCTTCTAACTAAACTGAGAAATGAGCTTAGAATATCACACATTGAGCATAAAGAAGTTCTTGTGAAGGTCAGTTCAAATGAGAATATCAAATCCTTGAG GAAATTCAGTTTGGTGACTTTGTCTGTTCTTACAAAGACTGATCATTCTTTTGATGCACATGCCATGGTTCATGACAAGAATGGCTCAACTGGACAGGTCTCCACTTCATCCACAAGCTGCCTCAGTCTGTTGCAGCAGTCACCAACATCAGAGCACTCCATGTCCACCACAAG GGACACTGGGATATCAGATATCTCTAATTGGGCCAAAGAAGGACCTTATTTTGAACCCCATGCAGTGGTGTCTGCTAAAAGGTTGAAATCTGTGAACAGGCATGCTCCTTCTGTTCAGTTACCAGTGGCAGTTTCTGTGGCAATGGTG AAAGGTCGCACCGACGATACACTTGATACTGAGACGATACCCTGTGAAGTGAAGTCTGGATGTACCCCTCCCATTTTTCAAGAAAAGCTTAGCAAATCGAATGCTAGTCAAGTTCCTTCCTGTGTGGATCATGCTAGGGAAGAATCAGGGAAAAGGAAAGCTGAAGTGCCTGGGATGAGGGTATCTACAAGTCTGGGTGTTATGGGCATAAAGTATGGGATTAAGTATCAGAGGCTCATGAATAAGGACTCAGATTTAGATCATGGTTCTGAAATAATTAACCTCTGCCTAACTGCTAGCCTTCTACACAAG GTTGAAAGACTACTTAGAGAGAAGCCATGTCCAGCTAATTTAGAGAAAGCAAAGTCCATACTCGAA ACCCAAGAAAAGGACCTTTTGGATGCACTTGTTAAACTTTCTGCAATATCATATGATG TGGCTTATTTCAGTGCTAACGGTCAGCCGGACAACATCAACACGCACGACGATGGCAAGAGCAAAGAGGAGATGCTGCCGAAGCCGGTGAATTCGAGCGACGAGACGCCTCCTGGGACGGCGAGGCTgggaggcggaggagaaggAGATCATTTCAAGATCCAGGGTGTTGCTGCAGCGGCGTTATCCCCCTCATCGGCGACCCCCACCAGCGGCACCACCAGCTCGTCCCCGGTCATCCGGCAGCTCCTGGGACCGCCGCCACTCACGCAGACGCGCCTGCACGTCCCCGCGTCCCCGTCCTCCGCCCCCGGCGCGCTGGGCCAGTCCTCGGGCGGCCGCTCCACTGCACCCCCGCCTCACGCGACGCTGATGGCCGTGGCGTCACCCCCGGCACCGATCAAGAAGCGGTCCAAGACtacggcggagcagaggagccGGATGCGGGAGTTCGCATACCGCGTCGGGTGGAGCATCCAtaaggccggcgccggcgccgtcgacgcCTTCTGCGCCCAGGTCGGCGTCCCCCGGCGCGCCCTCAGGATCTGGATGGTCAATAACAGGCACCTCGCCAAGATTCCACCCCCGTCTCTGCCCTcgccaccgctgccgtcgcgccACCAAGAACAAGACCACTCGCCGGCTGCCACACCACCGCAGGGGTCGGTGACTGAAGATGGCAAGCCTCCTGAACCCGAAGGAGATCATTTCAAGATGCAGGGTGTTGCTGCAGCGGCGTTATCCCCCTCATCGGCGACCCCCACCGGCAGCACCACCAGCTCGTCCCCGGTCATCCCGCAGCTCTCGGCACCGATCAAGAAGCGGTCCAAGACtacggcggagcagaggagccGGATGCGGGAGTTCGCATACCGTGTCGGGTGGAGCATCCGtaaggccggcgccggcgccgtcgacgcCTTCTGCGCCCAGGTCGGCGTCCCCCGGAGCGCCCTCAGGATGTGGATGGCCAATAACAGGCACCTCGCCAGGATTCCACCCCCGTCCCTGCCCTcgccaccgctgccgtcgcgccAGCAAGATCAAGACCACTCGCCGGCTGCCACACCACCGCAGGGGTCGGTGACTGAAGATGGCAAGCCTCCTGAACCCGAAGCTGCTGCACCTACTGATGACGGCGGCAAGGAAGACGGGAATGAAGAGGCTTCTGATGAGGTTACTCAAATAGGAAGAGGCCATCGGTCCAGAAAGACCAACAAGCGCTACGGTGGACACTGGAACTCGATTTGGATGTAA
- the LOC120650979 gene encoding uncharacterized protein LOC120650979 isoform X2 — protein sequence MVGLLRYMAGLYIGPRLGKGVIQDLEFAMRTKGGLTQEEDRMLQDLSAVPSWAFAVFSGFGSFVGWFGLPLAKLQRLPPSSGFPRFCAATGYAYIVGNFMYNVTFRLSPVMLLKEAEGRMKMELANIILTKHSDDEYLVEAVKKHFFAEHLFGDLHQDQPLFRWHPRCSYTDSVFVERMKEIEATNSYDEARTVSGGTTADNGPSGELMEDPFACILDSPGDVESNNPPGNISTVLKRSELRARRRSRRHHHRRHADDKFAAL from the exons ATGGTGGGGCTGCTGCGGTACATGGCGGGCCTTTATATTGGCCCCCGGCTTGGCAAG GGAGTGATCCAAGATCTGGAGTTCGCCATGCGGACCAAG GGCGGTTTGACCCAAGAGGAGGATAGAATGCTTCAGGATCTCAGTGCCGTTCCAAGTTGGGCCTTCGCTGTGTTCTCAGGATTCGGCAGCTTTGTGGGGTGGTTTGGTCTCCCCCTAG CCAAATTACAAAGGCTTCCACCTAGTTCTGGATTCCCAAGGTTTTGTGCAGCTACAG GCTACGCTTATATCGTGGGAAATTTCATGTATAATGTAACCTTCCGTCTGTCTCCTGTAATGCTGTTAAAAGAAGCTGAAGGACGCATGAAGATGGAGCTTGCTAACAT AATACTTACTAAGCATAGTGATGATGAATACCTGGTCGAAGCTGTGAAAAAGCACTTTTTTGCTGAGCATCTGTTCGGTGACCTGCATCAAGATCAACCACTCTTCAGGTGGCACCCACGCTGTTCATATACTGACAGTGTCTTTGTAGAAAGAATGAAGGAAATTGAAGCTACCAACTCTTATGATGAGGCCAGAACAGTTTCTGGAGGGACAACAGCGGACAAT GGACCATCTGGAGAGCTGATGGAAGACCCATTTGCTTGTATACTCGATTCTCCAGGTGATGTGGAAAGCAACAATCCACCTGGAAACATCAGCACTGTCCTGAAGCGAAGTGAGCTGCGAGCCCGCAGGAGAAGTCGCCGGCATCATCATCGCCGGCATGCTGATGACAAGTTTGCTGCATTGTGA
- the LOC120650979 gene encoding uncharacterized protein LOC120650979 isoform X4: MRTKGGLTQEEDRMLQDLSAVPSWAFAVFSGFGSFVGWFGLPLAAKLQRLPPSSGFPRFCAATGYAYIVGNFMYNVTFRLSPVMLLKEAEGRMKMELANIILTKHSDDEYLVEAVKKHFFAEHLFGDLHQDQPLFRWHPRCSYTDSVFVERMKEIEATNSYDEARTVSGGTTADNGPSGELMEDPFACILDSPGDVESNNPPGNISTVLKRSELRARRRSRRHHHRRHADDKFAAL; encoded by the exons ATGCGGACCAAG GGCGGTTTGACCCAAGAGGAGGATAGAATGCTTCAGGATCTCAGTGCCGTTCCAAGTTGGGCCTTCGCTGTGTTCTCAGGATTCGGCAGCTTTGTGGGGTGGTTTGGTCTCCCCCTAG CAGCCAAATTACAAAGGCTTCCACCTAGTTCTGGATTCCCAAGGTTTTGTGCAGCTACAG GCTACGCTTATATCGTGGGAAATTTCATGTATAATGTAACCTTCCGTCTGTCTCCTGTAATGCTGTTAAAAGAAGCTGAAGGACGCATGAAGATGGAGCTTGCTAACAT AATACTTACTAAGCATAGTGATGATGAATACCTGGTCGAAGCTGTGAAAAAGCACTTTTTTGCTGAGCATCTGTTCGGTGACCTGCATCAAGATCAACCACTCTTCAGGTGGCACCCACGCTGTTCATATACTGACAGTGTCTTTGTAGAAAGAATGAAGGAAATTGAAGCTACCAACTCTTATGATGAGGCCAGAACAGTTTCTGGAGGGACAACAGCGGACAAT GGACCATCTGGAGAGCTGATGGAAGACCCATTTGCTTGTATACTCGATTCTCCAGGTGATGTGGAAAGCAACAATCCACCTGGAAACATCAGCACTGTCCTGAAGCGAAGTGAGCTGCGAGCCCGCAGGAGAAGTCGCCGGCATCATCATCGCCGGCATGCTGATGACAAGTTTGCTGCATTGTGA
- the LOC120650979 gene encoding uncharacterized protein LOC120650979 isoform X3, giving the protein MMTLQGGLTQEEDRMLQDLSAVPSWAFAVFSGFGSFVGWFGLPLAAKLQRLPPSSGFPRFCAATGYAYIVGNFMYNVTFRLSPVMLLKEAEGRMKMELANIILTKHSDDEYLVEAVKKHFFAEHLFGDLHQDQPLFRWHPRCSYTDSVFVERMKEIEATNSYDEARTVSGGTTADNGPSGELMEDPFACILDSPGDVESNNPPGNISTVLKRSELRARRRSRRHHHRRHADDKFAAL; this is encoded by the exons ATGATGACGTTGCAGGGCGGTTTGACCCAAGAGGAGGATAGAATGCTTCAGGATCTCAGTGCCGTTCCAAGTTGGGCCTTCGCTGTGTTCTCAGGATTCGGCAGCTTTGTGGGGTGGTTTGGTCTCCCCCTAG CAGCCAAATTACAAAGGCTTCCACCTAGTTCTGGATTCCCAAGGTTTTGTGCAGCTACAG GCTACGCTTATATCGTGGGAAATTTCATGTATAATGTAACCTTCCGTCTGTCTCCTGTAATGCTGTTAAAAGAAGCTGAAGGACGCATGAAGATGGAGCTTGCTAACAT AATACTTACTAAGCATAGTGATGATGAATACCTGGTCGAAGCTGTGAAAAAGCACTTTTTTGCTGAGCATCTGTTCGGTGACCTGCATCAAGATCAACCACTCTTCAGGTGGCACCCACGCTGTTCATATACTGACAGTGTCTTTGTAGAAAGAATGAAGGAAATTGAAGCTACCAACTCTTATGATGAGGCCAGAACAGTTTCTGGAGGGACAACAGCGGACAAT GGACCATCTGGAGAGCTGATGGAAGACCCATTTGCTTGTATACTCGATTCTCCAGGTGATGTGGAAAGCAACAATCCACCTGGAAACATCAGCACTGTCCTGAAGCGAAGTGAGCTGCGAGCCCGCAGGAGAAGTCGCCGGCATCATCATCGCCGGCATGCTGATGACAAGTTTGCTGCATTGTGA
- the LOC120650979 gene encoding uncharacterized protein LOC120650979 isoform X1 has translation MVGLLRYMAGLYIGPRLGKGVIQDLEFAMRTKGGLTQEEDRMLQDLSAVPSWAFAVFSGFGSFVGWFGLPLAAKLQRLPPSSGFPRFCAATGYAYIVGNFMYNVTFRLSPVMLLKEAEGRMKMELANIILTKHSDDEYLVEAVKKHFFAEHLFGDLHQDQPLFRWHPRCSYTDSVFVERMKEIEATNSYDEARTVSGGTTADNGPSGELMEDPFACILDSPGDVESNNPPGNISTVLKRSELRARRRSRRHHHRRHADDKFAAL, from the exons ATGGTGGGGCTGCTGCGGTACATGGCGGGCCTTTATATTGGCCCCCGGCTTGGCAAG GGAGTGATCCAAGATCTGGAGTTCGCCATGCGGACCAAG GGCGGTTTGACCCAAGAGGAGGATAGAATGCTTCAGGATCTCAGTGCCGTTCCAAGTTGGGCCTTCGCTGTGTTCTCAGGATTCGGCAGCTTTGTGGGGTGGTTTGGTCTCCCCCTAG CAGCCAAATTACAAAGGCTTCCACCTAGTTCTGGATTCCCAAGGTTTTGTGCAGCTACAG GCTACGCTTATATCGTGGGAAATTTCATGTATAATGTAACCTTCCGTCTGTCTCCTGTAATGCTGTTAAAAGAAGCTGAAGGACGCATGAAGATGGAGCTTGCTAACAT AATACTTACTAAGCATAGTGATGATGAATACCTGGTCGAAGCTGTGAAAAAGCACTTTTTTGCTGAGCATCTGTTCGGTGACCTGCATCAAGATCAACCACTCTTCAGGTGGCACCCACGCTGTTCATATACTGACAGTGTCTTTGTAGAAAGAATGAAGGAAATTGAAGCTACCAACTCTTATGATGAGGCCAGAACAGTTTCTGGAGGGACAACAGCGGACAAT GGACCATCTGGAGAGCTGATGGAAGACCCATTTGCTTGTATACTCGATTCTCCAGGTGATGTGGAAAGCAACAATCCACCTGGAAACATCAGCACTGTCCTGAAGCGAAGTGAGCTGCGAGCCCGCAGGAGAAGTCGCCGGCATCATCATCGCCGGCATGCTGATGACAAGTTTGCTGCATTGTGA